A genomic region of Capnocytophaga canimorsus contains the following coding sequences:
- a CDS encoding glycosyltransferase family 2 protein — translation MKIAIVILNWNGVSLLKQFLPKVIQYSQDAQVYVVDNASTDGSVVFLKKYFPQIKIIENSENGGYAKGYNQALSQIEADVYCLLNSDVEVTENWLNPIVECFSKNNEIAIVQPKILDHKNKSRFEYAGAAGGFLDKYGFPFCRGRIFDTIEMDLGQYDNNIDLFWASGACFFIRSEVFRKIQGFDEDFFAHQEEIDLCWRVHHLKKRIIYCSDAVVYHVGGATLSVGNPKKVYLNFRNGLFMLIKNLPKRNCFGRIFIRMIFDGIAGVRFLLQGKLAFTWAIVKAHFSFYQKARYFYKKRKTISYENYYALNSIVWQYFFRSRKLFSSLKFINKK, via the coding sequence ATGAAAATAGCAATAGTTATATTAAATTGGAATGGTGTATCTCTTTTGAAGCAATTTCTACCTAAGGTGATTCAATATTCGCAGGATGCGCAAGTGTACGTGGTGGATAATGCTTCAACTGATGGTTCTGTAGTATTTTTGAAAAAATATTTTCCTCAAATAAAAATTATTGAAAATAGTGAGAATGGAGGATATGCTAAAGGATATAATCAAGCTTTAAGTCAGATAGAAGCAGATGTGTATTGTTTGTTGAACTCCGATGTAGAGGTTACTGAAAATTGGTTAAATCCGATTGTTGAATGTTTTTCAAAAAATAATGAAATAGCAATTGTTCAGCCTAAAATATTAGACCATAAAAATAAAAGTAGATTTGAGTATGCTGGAGCAGCAGGAGGTTTTTTAGATAAGTATGGTTTTCCGTTTTGCAGAGGTCGTATTTTTGATACTATTGAAATGGATTTAGGTCAGTATGATAACAATATTGACTTATTTTGGGCAAGTGGAGCTTGTTTTTTTATTCGTTCTGAAGTTTTTAGAAAAATACAAGGTTTCGATGAAGACTTTTTTGCGCATCAGGAAGAAATTGACCTATGTTGGCGTGTACATCATCTTAAAAAACGTATAATATATTGCTCCGATGCTGTGGTTTATCACGTGGGGGGAGCTACCTTATCTGTGGGTAATCCTAAAAAGGTATATTTGAATTTTCGTAACGGATTGTTTATGCTTATCAAAAACTTGCCTAAAAGAAATTGCTTTGGAAGAATATTTATTCGTATGATTTTTGATGGTATTGCAGGAGTACGATTTTTACTTCAAGGAAAATTAGCTTTCACTTGGGCAATTGTAAAAGCACATTTTAGTTTTTATCAAAAAGCTAGATATTTTTATAAAAAACGAAAAACAATTTCTTATGAAAATTATTATGCACTCAATTCAATTGTATGGCAATATTTTTTCCGAAGTCGTAAATTGTTTTCAAGTTTAAAGTTTATAAATAAAAAATAG
- a CDS encoding type I restriction enzyme HsdR N-terminal domain-containing protein: MQKLNFYPYQFRFKNSENKTLIFDEIRKKFVVLQPEEWVRQHVVQFLIQEKGFPKSLINVEKELVINGLKKRYDIVVYKNTGEILLVVECKAPDILINQKVFDQVFRYNLSLQASVLMVTNGLQHYYAMIDYNSNELLFMESLPDYKSFNF; the protein is encoded by the coding sequence ATGCAAAAATTGAATTTTTATCCTTACCAATTTCGCTTCAAAAATAGTGAAAATAAAACGCTAATCTTCGATGAAATCCGTAAAAAATTTGTCGTTTTACAACCCGAAGAGTGGGTTAGGCAACACGTAGTTCAGTTTTTAATTCAAGAAAAAGGTTTTCCTAAATCATTGATAAATGTTGAAAAAGAATTGGTGATAAACGGATTAAAGAAGCGATATGATATAGTTGTTTACAAAAATACAGGTGAAATATTGCTTGTGGTCGAGTGTAAAGCTCCTGATATTTTAATAAATCAAAAAGTATTTGATCAAGTTTTTAGATATAACTTATCACTTCAAGCTTCCGTTTTGATGGTTACTAACGGATTGCAACATTATTATGCTATGATTGATTATAATTCTAATGAATTGTTATTTATGGAGTCCTTACCTGATTACAAATCGTTTAATTTTTGA
- the holA gene encoding DNA polymerase III subunit delta: MNEVKKIIADIKKGNIAPVYFLMGEEPYFIDIISDYIADTILSEDEKGFNQMVLYGQDVSVTDIINHAKRYPMMAPYQVIIIKEAQKLGKSIEDLTAYVENTMPTTILVICYKYETLDKRKKLYKALPKNNGVLYESKKLYENQVAEWIPSVLAKKKLSIQPKATQMLIEFLGNDLSRIQKEIDKLSIIVTENSEITPEIIERNIGISKDFNNFELRKALGEKDEVKAVRIAKYFANNPKDNPLVVTLGIIYAFFHQLMLYHGLSDQSDRNVASTLKINPFFVKEYHTAARNYPMKKVSQIIASLRTIDAKSKGVGAVNASPSDLLNELIISILR; the protein is encoded by the coding sequence ATGAATGAAGTAAAAAAAATCATTGCCGATATAAAAAAGGGAAATATTGCACCGGTATATTTTCTGATGGGTGAAGAACCTTATTTTATTGATATTATCTCGGATTATATCGCCGATACAATTCTTTCGGAAGACGAAAAAGGATTTAATCAAATGGTTCTTTACGGACAAGACGTTTCGGTTACCGACATCATCAATCACGCCAAACGTTATCCAATGATGGCACCTTATCAGGTGATTATCATTAAAGAAGCTCAAAAACTTGGTAAATCTATTGAAGATTTGACCGCTTATGTAGAAAACACAATGCCCACTACCATTTTGGTGATTTGCTATAAATACGAAACATTGGACAAACGTAAAAAACTTTACAAAGCACTCCCGAAAAATAATGGGGTTCTCTACGAAAGTAAAAAACTATACGAAAACCAAGTCGCCGAATGGATTCCTTCGGTTTTAGCAAAGAAAAAACTCAGCATTCAGCCCAAAGCTACGCAAATGTTGATTGAATTTTTAGGTAATGATTTGAGTAGAATTCAAAAAGAAATAGACAAATTAAGCATTATCGTTACTGAAAACTCAGAGATTACTCCTGAAATCATCGAGCGAAACATTGGTATTAGCAAAGATTTTAATAATTTTGAACTGCGAAAAGCCCTCGGAGAAAAAGACGAAGTAAAAGCCGTACGTATTGCCAAATATTTTGCTAACAACCCCAAAGACAATCCTTTGGTGGTTACCTTAGGAATTATTTATGCTTTTTTTCATCAGCTAATGCTATATCACGGACTAAGCGATCAATCGGATAGAAATGTGGCTTCAACGTTAAAAATAAATCCGTTTTTCGTAAAAGAATATCACACGGCAGCTCGAAACTATCCGATGAAAAAAGTCAGTCAAATCATCGCCTCATTACGCACTATTGATGCCAAAAGTAAAGGGGTGGGAGCTGTAAACGCTTCGCCATCAGACCTACTCAATGAGCTCATTATTTCCATTTTAAGATAA
- a CDS encoding GAF domain-containing protein, which yields MSVLENLKPLVTQICQNKQLSKDEKLQQICDLLRDKVSYYNWVGFYFANHQAQTLHLGPFSGADTDHKVIPFGKGICGQVALSNQNFVVPDVKAQDNYIACSLTVKSEIVVPLFVNNVNIGQIDIDSHTIDPFTAQDESFLEFVNKQIAENISF from the coding sequence ATGTCAGTTTTAGAAAATTTGAAACCTTTGGTAACACAGATTTGCCAAAATAAGCAACTGTCGAAAGATGAAAAATTACAACAAATATGTGATTTGCTTCGTGATAAGGTGAGTTATTACAATTGGGTAGGGTTTTATTTTGCCAATCACCAGGCTCAAACACTTCATTTAGGACCTTTTTCAGGAGCCGATACTGACCATAAGGTAATCCCTTTCGGTAAAGGAATTTGTGGACAAGTAGCGCTGTCCAATCAAAATTTTGTAGTGCCTGATGTTAAAGCTCAAGACAATTATATTGCTTGTAGCTTAACCGTAAAATCCGAAATTGTGGTGCCTCTTTTTGTCAATAACGTAAATATCGGTCAAATTGATATTGATTCGCACACGATCGACCCTTTCACAGCTCAAGACGAATCTTTTTTGGAATTTGTAAATAAACAAATCGCTGAAAATATATCCTTTTAA
- a CDS encoding type IX secretion system plug protein yields MKYSFLFLVLLCSIGYAQSPVQEKEPPSHIKTILFSGNEKTHFPIIRLNEPFTLRFDDLNADEAIYRYQITHYNADWQPSSLLKSEYLRGMDDQYIYPSSNSNTTLQPYSHYSIDFPSEHLRILLTGNYLLSVTDQSGNLIFSRKFVVYSPSVGVEVNIKRSRDMRFFDTKQVVQFTIKGQALQIQNPKESVKVTVLQNYRWDTAIHHLKPQYTMGGEFIYRYDEQAAFDGGNEFLYFENKDIRTPSSGVYRVEQTESFHHYLFTSISRANRVYTYNPDINGNFIVATIHGENPHDNADYTWVHFSLEGLPEFWSKSVYVYGKFSNYQLSDAYKLSYDESAGVFNGKVLLKQGFYNYNFAVKSADRVDFNGIGGNFQQTENDYTVIVYYRAPGTLYDQAIGVGGASSVNITR; encoded by the coding sequence ATGAAATATAGTTTTTTGTTTTTGGTATTGTTGTGTAGTATTGGGTATGCTCAATCTCCTGTTCAGGAGAAGGAACCGCCCTCGCATATCAAAACCATATTATTTTCGGGTAACGAAAAAACACATTTTCCGATTATTCGTTTAAACGAACCTTTTACACTTCGTTTTGATGACTTGAATGCCGATGAAGCCATATACCGATATCAAATTACCCACTACAATGCCGATTGGCAACCCTCATCTTTGCTAAAGAGTGAATACTTGCGCGGTATGGATGACCAATACATTTATCCGTCAAGCAATTCTAACACCACTTTACAACCATACTCACATTACAGCATAGATTTTCCTTCCGAACATCTGCGTATTTTGCTTACGGGTAATTACTTACTGTCGGTAACAGACCAAAGTGGTAACCTGATATTCTCACGCAAATTCGTAGTGTATTCGCCTTCGGTGGGGGTAGAAGTCAATATCAAACGCTCACGCGATATGCGTTTTTTTGATACCAAACAAGTGGTACAATTCACCATAAAAGGACAAGCCTTACAAATTCAAAATCCTAAAGAGAGTGTAAAGGTAACCGTTTTACAAAATTATCGTTGGGATACGGCAATCCATCATCTCAAACCTCAGTACACGATGGGAGGTGAATTCATTTATCGTTACGATGAACAAGCTGCTTTCGATGGGGGGAATGAATTTTTATACTTTGAAAATAAAGACATTCGTACCCCTTCCTCAGGGGTGTATCGCGTAGAACAAACGGAATCTTTTCACCATTATTTATTTACATCAATAAGCAGAGCAAATCGTGTATATACTTATAATCCAGACATCAATGGTAATTTTATAGTGGCTACCATTCACGGCGAAAATCCGCACGATAATGCCGACTATACTTGGGTACATTTTTCGTTGGAAGGCTTGCCTGAGTTTTGGTCAAAATCAGTGTATGTTTATGGGAAGTTCTCCAATTATCAACTTTCAGATGCTTATAAGTTATCGTATGACGAATCTGCCGGTGTTTTTAACGGAAAAGTTTTGTTAAAGCAAGGATTTTATAATTATAATTTTGCGGTTAAATCTGCCGATAGGGTTGATTTCAATGGTATTGGAGGTAATTTCCAACAAACCGAAAATGATTATACGGTGATTGTTTATTATAGAGCTCCAGGGACTTTGTATGACCAAGCCATTGGGGTAGGAGGGGCGAGTAGTGTAAACATTACCCGTTAG
- a CDS encoding phosphatase PAP2 family protein: protein MLEFIIEKDKQLFLWLNGLGTNSWDNFWLFVSHKFSALPLYLLLLLFCFRYLKWKATLLVLVGVALMVVATDQLANLFKYGFERLRPCHDPSLSEQIRVVVCGGKYGYFSAHAASSMAVAVFFGLIFSHKIRGITTILLLWAALVGYSRIYLGVHFPTDVITGMLIGGLVGFLFYLLSKWAIRKIVNVQI from the coding sequence ATGCTTGAGTTTATCATTGAGAAAGACAAGCAACTTTTTTTGTGGCTCAACGGATTAGGAACAAATTCGTGGGATAATTTTTGGCTGTTCGTCAGTCACAAATTTTCGGCACTGCCTTTGTATTTGTTGTTGTTGCTTTTCTGTTTTAGATATCTGAAATGGAAAGCAACGCTTCTTGTTTTGGTGGGGGTAGCCCTTATGGTGGTTGCTACCGACCAATTAGCCAACCTATTCAAATACGGTTTTGAACGATTACGTCCGTGTCACGACCCTTCGTTATCAGAACAGATACGTGTAGTAGTCTGTGGTGGAAAGTATGGTTATTTCTCAGCTCACGCAGCCAGTTCTATGGCGGTGGCGGTTTTCTTTGGTCTTATTTTCTCGCACAAAATACGTGGTATAACCACTATTTTATTGCTATGGGCGGCTTTAGTGGGCTATAGTCGTATCTATTTGGGGGTTCATTTTCCTACTGATGTAATTACAGGAATGCTTATTGGTGGTTTGGTAGGATTTTTGTTCTATCTTTTGAGCAAATGGGCTATACGAAAGATTGTAAATGTCCAAATTTAA
- a CDS encoding acetate/propionate family kinase: MEILIINSGSSSLKYQFINAQTGVALAKGLVERIGIEGSKIKYVALKNGQEVEVKKELPIANHEEAMQLVSDLLTDPEVGVIKNPDEIQVIGHRVVHGGEKLVKPTLITQAVKQEIEKLVPLSPLHNPGHLSGINVAEKIFKKAKHVAVMDTAFHQTMPPKAFRYAIPNEFYEKYGIRAYGFHGTSHKFVDAQARQHLNNPKIKNITIHLGNGSSMAAVNEQGQCMDTSMGLTPLDGLVMGTRCGSIDASVVFFIGEQLGLSFSQVKDILNKQSGMLGLTGSSDARDVSDKYFQNDPNAVLCYQMYAYRIKKFIGAYAAILNGLDSITFTAGLGENDDLLRELVCQEMDFLGIELDKDKNKTLNRPKNTVEIQSDSSRVKILIIPTNEELQIAHEAVALIQATKN; the protein is encoded by the coding sequence ATGGAAATACTTATTATAAATTCAGGAAGTTCATCGTTAAAGTATCAGTTTATCAATGCGCAAACGGGTGTTGCTCTTGCCAAAGGTTTGGTAGAACGCATCGGTATTGAAGGAAGTAAAATCAAATATGTAGCTCTGAAAAACGGGCAAGAAGTAGAGGTAAAGAAAGAATTGCCTATTGCTAATCACGAAGAAGCGATGCAATTAGTTTCTGATTTGCTTACTGACCCTGAGGTGGGGGTGATAAAAAATCCAGATGAAATTCAGGTTATAGGGCATCGGGTGGTACACGGAGGAGAAAAATTAGTAAAACCCACGCTCATTACCCAAGCGGTAAAACAAGAGATAGAAAAACTTGTTCCGCTTTCGCCTTTGCATAATCCAGGGCACTTGTCGGGTATCAATGTTGCCGAAAAGATATTTAAAAAAGCCAAGCACGTAGCGGTAATGGATACCGCTTTTCATCAAACAATGCCTCCAAAGGCATTTCGCTATGCCATACCTAATGAGTTTTATGAAAAATATGGCATTCGTGCTTATGGGTTTCACGGAACCAGCCATAAGTTTGTTGATGCTCAAGCACGTCAGCACCTTAATAATCCGAAGATAAAAAATATTACCATCCATTTGGGCAACGGCTCAAGTATGGCAGCGGTAAACGAGCAAGGACAATGTATGGATACCTCTATGGGGCTTACCCCTTTGGACGGACTGGTGATGGGCACGCGTTGCGGAAGCATTGACGCATCGGTGGTGTTCTTCATTGGTGAGCAACTTGGGCTTTCTTTCTCGCAAGTGAAGGATATTTTGAACAAACAAAGCGGAATGCTTGGGCTTACTGGAAGCTCCGATGCTCGTGATGTTTCGGATAAATATTTCCAAAACGACCCTAATGCCGTGCTTTGCTATCAAATGTATGCGTATCGTATTAAAAAGTTCATCGGAGCTTACGCTGCAATACTCAACGGATTGGATAGCATTACCTTTACCGCTGGATTAGGAGAAAATGATGATTTGTTACGCGAGTTGGTTTGCCAAGAGATGGATTTCTTAGGCATTGAGTTAGATAAGGATAAAAACAAGACGCTCAATCGCCCCAAAAATACAGTAGAGATACAATCCGATAGCAGTCGTGTAAAAATCTTGATTATTCCTACTAACGAAGAATTACAAATTGCTCACGAGGCAGTAGCTTTAATACAAGCAACAAAAAATTAA